The following is a genomic window from Rhodopirellula islandica.
CCGATGCTGGCAAACCGCTGACGGGCCGCGAATTGGGGCTGCTCCGCAGCGAGTGGTCCAAATTGGTGGAGTCCATGCGTTGGATGGACCGTGTCGCTCGAGTCGCTGCCTACGCTGGCATGATCGCCGCACTTTACCTGCTGTGCGGATCGTACATTTGGTTTGTTGACGACCGTTCCCTGCTGCTGGATCGCAACAAACTCGCCAAACTGCTCGCGTTGATGGTGATCACCATTGCGTTGGCCTACCACGCCTCACGCGATGCCTGGCGAGCCGAACTGGTTCCTCTGGTTTTGGCGTCGATCACGGCCGCGGTGATCTACGGTCGTGAATTGGCAATTCTACTGATGGCGTCGGTTTGCTTGTCCGTGATCCTGTTGCTCGGTGCCGACATCCCGAACCTGGTTGCCGTGACGGCGGCCTGCACCACCTGCACCTTGTTGACTGGTCGCATCCGTTCTCGCACCTACCTGGTCACCGTCGGCCTGATCTCCGCCACGATCACCATGTTCACGGTCGTCGGCGTCGGGATCGTCACTGGACAAACCCTTTCCTCGGGCGCTCCGGGCGGCAACCTGGAAGGCATGCTCAGCGGCGGATCGCTCAATCACGTCGTCAATGGATTGATCGGCGAAGCGGGCTGGGCAGGCGTCTGCATCTTGTTCTCGTCGCTGGCGATGACGGGTTTGTTGCCTTTGGTTGAAAAAGCATTCGGCGTTCAAACCGACCTCAGCCTGTTGGAGCTCGGCGATGCATCGCACCCGCTGCTGCGTCGCTTGGCACAACGAGCCCCAGGGACTTACAACCACTCCATCAACGTGGCGTCGATCGCAGAAGCCGCCGCCGATGCGATTGGTGCGAATGGCTTGCTCGTTCGCGTGGGAGCGTACTTCCATGACATCGGAAAGATGTTCAAACCGGAATACTTCATCGAGAATCAATCGGCGGGAATCAACCAGCACGATTCCCTGCAACCGGCAATGAGCACGCTGGTCATCATCGCGCACGTCAAAGACGGCGCGGACCTGGCTCGCAATCACCACCTGCCCGAACCGATCATCGATTTCATCCTGCAGCACCACGGCACGACACTGGTCGAATACTTCTATCGGGAAGCCGCCAAACGCAGCGAAGAAGACCCCAATCGCGAAGCGGTCAGCGACAAAGACTTCCGCTACCCAGGCCCCAAACCGCAGACACTTGAGGCCGCCGTGTTGATGCTGTCGGACACCGTCGAAAGCGCTTCGCGGACGCTGGTCGACCCAACCCCCGCTCGAATTCAAGGCTTGGTGGACGCGATCGCCCAAAAGAAAGTCGCGGACGGTCAGTTCGACGACTGCGGGATCACGTTTGCCCAGCTGCATCGTGTGCGACAAAGCCTCGTGAAATCGTTGACTGCGATTTATCACGCTCGCGTGAAGTATCCAGGACAACAATCGGCGTGATGGGACAACTCGAGACCAACTTGACCGCGGATGTCCTCGTCGACGAGGAAGCAGAACCTGACTTATCGGTGTGGTTTGGTTCCCTGGAGATTGCGCGCACGCAACTTGCGGAAGCTGCGATTGCCGCCGCCGCTGTGGAAGGCTGCGACCATGGTTCGATCGGAGTCCGGATCTGCGACGATGCCACGATCCATCCCATCAACCGCGAATTCTTGCAGCACGATTACCCGACCGACGTGATCAGTTTCCCGTATGAACTGGCCCCGCCTCAGGTCGAAGGCGAATTGGTCGCCAGCTTTGAAACCGCCATCGAAAACGCAAGTGAACCCAGCAACCCGCTTTCGCCCCGCGAAGAATTGTTGCTGTACGTCGTTCACGGAACCCTGCACATCGTTGGTCATGACGATCAATCTCCAGAGCCTCGTGCTGCCATGCGTCGCGCAGAAGCCGTGGCCATGAAAGCGATCGGGATCGAATTGCCACTGAGCCCCCCTTCCTTGTTGGAGACGTCCCCGGACGATGACTCGTCGGACGACGG
Proteins encoded in this region:
- the ybeY gene encoding rRNA maturation RNase YbeY; protein product: MGQLETNLTADVLVDEEAEPDLSVWFGSLEIARTQLAEAAIAAAAVEGCDHGSIGVRICDDATIHPINREFLQHDYPTDVISFPYELAPPQVEGELVASFETAIENASEPSNPLSPREELLLYVVHGTLHIVGHDDQSPEPRAAMRRAEAVAMKAIGIELPLSPPSLLETSPDDDSSDDGMSSGDFS
- a CDS encoding HD family phosphohydrolase translates to MSGASKSGTTKGKQRAGKERIESLGIPKSKWATWWSRKDKAEWSLRVGMTLIAAITILVLCSTWKPAFSYRSGAIPARDLISRVDFQVADAIATGDLKERRRREVMTLYRNSPQRLEQLRAALKNRLFLVLGAANYEQLGKEERSALTEFYEGSETAPDGESPAERFALLKRVFSKDKDLATLEAAVDSSMLKLYKNGILQAPQHPPEKGSQRMIRVFTGDQTEEAVPVELSKVIIAEAGNQLVKELRDQFRSRFPGDEGLIAADMIGDWLRTRLPEFETLKYDDEASQKVRDQAAAAVEDVMMTFYAGQTKLADAGKPLTGRELGLLRSEWSKLVESMRWMDRVARVAAYAGMIAALYLLCGSYIWFVDDRSLLLDRNKLAKLLALMVITIALAYHASRDAWRAELVPLVLASITAAVIYGRELAILLMASVCLSVILLLGADIPNLVAVTAACTTCTLLTGRIRSRTYLVTVGLISATITMFTVVGVGIVTGQTLSSGAPGGNLEGMLSGGSLNHVVNGLIGEAGWAGVCILFSSLAMTGLLPLVEKAFGVQTDLSLLELGDASHPLLRRLAQRAPGTYNHSINVASIAEAAADAIGANGLLVRVGAYFHDIGKMFKPEYFIENQSAGINQHDSLQPAMSTLVIIAHVKDGADLARNHHLPEPIIDFILQHHGTTLVEYFYREAAKRSEEDPNREAVSDKDFRYPGPKPQTLEAAVLMLSDTVESASRTLVDPTPARIQGLVDAIAQKKVADGQFDDCGITFAQLHRVRQSLVKSLTAIYHARVKYPGQQSA